In one Clostridium cylindrosporum DSM 605 genomic region, the following are encoded:
- a CDS encoding sodium-dependent transporter, translating to MDSNKKRETFSSPLAIFFATLGSAVGIGNVWKFPYMVGMNGGGAFLLVYVLCIALIGLPIMIAEFYVGRSTRKSPVSALVELSKKYKIVGYFYIFSTYLVLFFYSAVGGWVYLYVFKALSGQFVNLTPEKTAALFNAATVGPFTPVIWQFIVIVVVGIIISLGVKSGIEKMTKTLMPVLFVLLIIVAIRGLTLSGASEGLKFLLLPDFSKITSQGILAAMGLSFFKLSIAMGPIITYASYFTKETNMMKTAVSVAFSDTLISVLAGIAIFPVVFTFGIEPGAGPGLLFMTIPLVFSKIPFGGILLAIFFVLVAIAATGALISLVEVTVADLMERMKFSRQKSVIIASTIIFIFGIFATLSYDPKAIFGAIKEPIFGGSIFNLYDSISSNVLMPIGGLLVALIVGYRVSKDKLYNQVSNEGNLNINGTFKLFLIALKYITPILVILVLVSSLGLFK from the coding sequence ATGGATTCAAACAAGAAAAGAGAAACATTCTCCTCACCACTGGCTATATTTTTTGCTACACTAGGGTCAGCTGTTGGTATAGGAAATGTGTGGAAATTCCCTTACATGGTTGGAATGAATGGTGGGGGAGCATTTTTATTAGTTTATGTTCTATGCATTGCACTTATTGGTTTACCTATTATGATTGCTGAATTTTATGTTGGAAGGTCAACAAGAAAAAGTCCAGTATCAGCACTTGTTGAACTTTCTAAAAAATATAAGATTGTTGGATATTTCTATATATTTTCAACATACTTAGTATTGTTCTTCTATTCAGCAGTTGGAGGTTGGGTTTACTTATATGTTTTTAAAGCCTTATCTGGACAGTTTGTAAATCTAACACCTGAAAAAACAGCTGCGTTATTTAATGCTGCAACAGTTGGACCATTTACACCTGTTATATGGCAGTTTATAGTTATTGTAGTTGTAGGAATCATTATTTCATTAGGAGTAAAAAGTGGAATAGAAAAGATGACTAAGACCCTTATGCCTGTTTTATTTGTCTTACTTATTATAGTTGCTATTAGAGGACTTACTTTAAGTGGTGCATCAGAGGGATTAAAGTTCCTTTTACTACCTGATTTCTCTAAGATAACAAGTCAAGGTATACTTGCTGCAATGGGACTTTCATTCTTTAAGTTATCAATTGCAATGGGGCCAATTATAACATATGCAAGTTACTTTACAAAGGAAACAAATATGATGAAGACAGCGGTTTCTGTTGCATTTTCTGATACACTAATATCTGTATTAGCAGGTATAGCTATTTTCCCTGTTGTGTTTACATTTGGTATAGAACCAGGTGCAGGACCAGGATTATTATTTATGACAATACCATTGGTATTCTCAAAGATACCATTTGGAGGAATACTTTTAGCTATATTCTTCGTACTTGTTGCTATAGCAGCTACTGGAGCTCTAATTTCACTTGTAGAGGTTACTGTTGCTGACCTTATGGAGAGAATGAAGTTTTCTAGACAAAAGTCAGTAATTATAGCATCAACAATTATATTTATATTTGGTATATTTGCTACATTATCCTATGATCCAAAGGCAATATTTGGAGCAATAAAAGAACCTATTTTTGGTGGAAGTATATTTAACCTATATGACAGCATATCATCTAATGTTCTTATGCCTATAGGTGGGCTACTTGTAGCATTAATAGTAGGATATAGAGTAAGTAAAGATAAGCTATATAATCAAGTTTCTAATGAAGGTAATCTAAATATAAATGGAACTTTTAAATTATTTTTAATAGCATTAAAATATATAACTCCAATTTTGGTTATATTAGTACTTGTTAGCTCACTTGGATTATTTAAATAG
- a CDS encoding helix-turn-helix domain-containing protein, translated as MKNDFQNVIDLVGLVSKDNLRYVDYYAEAGFGIFMPTVGFCEYAITKAHTHPAYSFIIYFDYSKGIVPCNVDIKEGEYLVQAISPDFPHEEEEGDRFNRYIAIFISKDFYEKEYKHYSNSRAMYMFNSFTVSKNIMLHIEKYINEYEAFTPARGDMLVHISSIIVHELIRGVLKLKSKDEVSIKRVEIEKIVNYMHQYFCEKITISKLAALCNMSESGFNKVFKEELLTSPMDYLINIRIEKAKKLLRSRSKSITEIALECGFNSLSHFSSCFTKNTSTTPREYINTYK; from the coding sequence GTGAAAAATGATTTTCAAAATGTTATAGATTTAGTAGGATTAGTAAGTAAAGATAATTTAAGATATGTTGATTATTATGCAGAGGCTGGCTTTGGTATTTTTATGCCTACAGTAGGATTTTGTGAATATGCAATAACTAAAGCACATACACATCCAGCATACTCTTTTATTATTTACTTTGACTATAGTAAAGGCATAGTGCCCTGTAATGTTGATATTAAGGAAGGCGAATACTTAGTACAAGCTATATCACCTGATTTTCCACATGAAGAGGAGGAAGGGGATAGGTTTAATAGATACATAGCAATTTTTATTTCTAAGGATTTTTATGAAAAAGAATACAAGCATTATAGTAATTCCCGTGCTATGTATATGTTTAATAGCTTTACAGTTAGTAAGAATATTATGCTGCACATAGAAAAGTATATTAATGAATATGAGGCATTTACACCTGCTAGAGGGGACATGTTAGTACATATATCTAGTATAATAGTTCATGAGTTGATTAGAGGAGTATTAAAGTTAAAGAGTAAAGATGAGGTAAGTATTAAAAGAGTGGAAATTGAGAAAATAGTTAATTATATGCATCAGTACTTTTGTGAGAAAATAACAATATCAAAGTTAGCAGCATTATGTAATATGTCTGAGTCAGGCTTTAATAAGGTGTTTAAAGAAGAGTTATTAACATCTCCAATGGATTACTTAATTAATATAAGAATAGAAAAGGCTAAGAAGTTGCTTAGAAGTAGATCAAAATCTATAACTGAAATTGCATTAGAGTGTGGATTTAATAGCTTGTCTCACTTTTCAAGTTGTTTTACTAAAAATACAAGTACAACACCAAGAGAATATATAAATACATATAAATAG